The sequence below is a genomic window from Nitrospinota bacterium.
GTCCGCCGTGCGAAGCTTCCAGCGACCGCTGTATGTGAACATGTACGCAACCCTTGGATTTAGCTTGGTAATTTCGGATGCTTCAATAACCGGGATTTTGTCGTCCCGCGCGGAGACGCTTCCGCTTCCATCCAAAGATAAGAATGGCGACCAAACTGTCTTATCTCCGAAGTGATCCGCAATGTATGTCGCGGTATCAAGGTCCGGTACCCGCATGAAGATCCTTGTATTTGTGTTGTCCATAATCGACTTGCTGTAATCCTTGCCGATGGCTGCATAAAGCTGTGAAAGCGACTGGCAAAAGCCGTGGACCGATACGTTGGCAGATCCTGCTTTTGAGAACATTTCATCTATCCCTGGATAGATGAGGCTTTGCGCTTCGTCAAGGTAGATGCATAGGGAAGGGGAGAGCTTCTTGCCGGATGCGTATTTTCTCCCAACCATCGCCTGGATCATAGAGACCAGCACCTTCCCCGCAGTGTAGGCGGCACGCCGCATAAGCAGTGAGCCTGGTTGCACCACAAGAATTACCGGCTTGTTCTGTTCAAGACGTTCCACGAAACGGTTCATATCCGCCTTGCCGATGACGGCTCCGATGTTTCCTGTTGTAAGTTCCCGTAACGCGACCGCTAGGCTGTTGCTAATCTTGTTGAAATAATCCTTCTCGTTTTCAAGTATGCGGTCGATATCCTGGATAATGTCACGCGCCTGTTTTATAAGGTCAGGCGTGTCTATCACCTGCACCTGTGATTTGAGGTTTTCAAGGCCGTTGTGTGTGATGTACTTCTTTACTTCATCCAGGTTGAAGTCGGGATCCTCTCCTGAGTATTTAGAAAGGAGTACCAACGCCTGGACTATCGAAAGCGATAGGTCGTAGGCTACGTTGGAAAAGTAAGGCTCCCTACCTACCGTTACGCCGGAAACTATGTGGCCTGCAAGTTCTTCTGGGGTGGCGAAATATCGTAGCGGATCTATCCTTGCAGACAACTCCGGGAATATTGGTGTTACCAGCATAAGATCCTCTTCGCGCCCCTCTTCGAAAGCTACCTGGGCTATCTTTGAAAAGAGTTCTATGTCTCCTTTTGGGTCGAAAACAGCGACTGAATATCCTTTCCGTATATCCTGCTCGATCATGTTTTCCATTACCCTTGTTTTGCCTACGCCGGTCGTGCCGAATACCCACATATGCCGCTTGCGGTCCTCGTCGGGTAGGAGTACCGGAATTCTTTTCTTTGTCGGGTCGTCAAGCGAGTAACCCCTGCCAAGGATCGTTTTCCCTTCAATAGGTGTAAGTTCGATTGGAGGTTTCGGAGTGAATAATCCAAACATCAGTGACTATTTCCTGCAAGAACATTGGTTTCGACTTTCACGTTAATTCGTTCATTAAGGATCTTCGATACCTTATACAGCGCCTCTTTGGGGATACGTCTCTGTGTAGTGATGTTTGAAAATGCGCCGGCGATACGCCTAGTGCATTTTGGCCTTATGCCTGTAAATTTCTGGATAAGGAGTTCAACCAATGCAGGTGAGCGCCTGCTTAATTTGATTTCCAGACGTGTCATCCTGTGCTGATCGTATTCGGGCCTGATTCCCTTTACATAGAATGGAAGAGTACCGCCTATCAGGTAACCCCCTCTTTCACGTGGCGGCTGTTCATACTCTTCACAAAGAGCGGTTGTGACATCGCCGCAGGTTTCATTCCTTACTTCAACAAGCAGACCGTGGTTTTCGTCATGACCGCAGATGATTCCGTCAATGACCGAGTAGCGGATCCCTGCAAATAGAGAGAAGCGGTTTAAAGTAGAGCGTCTTTGAAGTCTCCCTTCGATAAGTTTTTGCATTTTAAGTAAGGTTGTTTTATTAATGTCGGAAAGACGTAACTCTCCCATGTTGCCATCTCCATGGCCTGTTCCCAATTTCGTTCCTTTAAGTTCTTCGAAATCCACAACCGCGTTGATGTTCGGTTCCATGTTGAATATCTCTGTAATTGCCAGATAAACTTCCCTTGTGACAGTGTCGTAAGGAAGTCCGTATTTTTCGGAAAGCGATTTTATTTCTTCCAGTTTCATACATAAAACTTCTAGGCAGATTTTGCCTTTTCAAAGATCAACTCTACCTGCCATCCATATTTTTCAGATTTTGAAAGCTTCCCCTCCGCCGAAAATGTCCGTCTGCTCTTTTTGGATTGCAATCCGGCAAGCTTTATCGTTTTGCCTTTAAGGAGATCCGATACCTGTCTTGAAGTAATAGAGCTTTTTCCAAGTCCCGCAAGACAATTTTTGAATAGCGTGAATTTGCATTTATCTTTCCCGGTTGAACAGAAATAGTTTATTTTTCCTTCATGTACCGGTTGC
It includes:
- a CDS encoding TraM recognition domain-containing protein, with protein sequence MFGLFTPKPPIELTPIEGKTILGRGYSLDDPTKKRIPVLLPDEDRKRHMWVFGTTGVGKTRVMENMIEQDIRKGYSVAVFDPKGDIELFSKIAQVAFEEGREEDLMLVTPIFPELSARIDPLRYFATPEELAGHIVSGVTVGREPYFSNVAYDLSLSIVQALVLLSKYSGEDPDFNLDEVKKYITHNGLENLKSQVQVIDTPDLIKQARDIIQDIDRILENEKDYFNKISNSLAVALRELTTGNIGAVIGKADMNRFVERLEQNKPVILVVQPGSLLMRRAAYTAGKVLVSMIQAMVGRKYASGKKLSPSLCIYLDEAQSLIYPGIDEMFSKAGSANVSVHGFCQSLSQLYAAIGKDYSKSIMDNTNTRIFMRVPDLDTATYIADHFGDKTVWSPFLSLDGSGSVSARDDKIPVIEASEITKLNPRVAYMFTYSGRWKLRTADVSELWLDVIFPELKTRLESEGEE